One window of the Archangium primigenium genome contains the following:
- a CDS encoding DUF3800 domain-containing protein produces MITNFYIDESGSSGGLARPGAHFAFGGQQIFVLACLGVDDESALAAELVRLKKHYRIQSPEMKSSSVEGKERLMTELAAFIRTHQLPMMIELVDKRFMIATNILMTLVLPPIDDINFMPENQWMINLMAEYIHENAPLTAFEAYAAACDAPSPKSVTSAFQSMLEWLEPRSRSEDIAEALHRGTAKSFGEFLQAGPENEAAQRRVLPMPDVGKRGQSISMLPNLSSLTNIYARINQLRAGRIADVTLIHDEQAHFDAILLEAKAMTEELVGNGLTVPFPHADYRFKEKASLRFVKSQGHPGIQAADLLAGFMMRSTKAVLYNGETLQPETVEAFQAITAVCEPTLGIGVNFVLSTADLERLPSSA; encoded by the coding sequence GTGATCACAAACTTCTACATCGACGAGAGTGGCAGCTCGGGAGGCTTGGCACGGCCAGGCGCGCACTTCGCCTTTGGCGGACAGCAGATTTTTGTACTGGCCTGCTTGGGCGTCGATGACGAAAGCGCCTTGGCGGCGGAACTGGTGCGCCTCAAGAAACACTACCGAATACAGTCGCCAGAGATGAAGTCTTCATCGGTTGAAGGAAAGGAGCGACTGATGACGGAACTCGCCGCGTTCATCCGCACGCATCAACTGCCGATGATGATCGAACTCGTCGACAAGCGCTTCATGATCGCCACGAACATCCTCATGACGCTCGTTCTACCGCCTATAGACGACATCAACTTCATGCCCGAGAATCAATGGATGATCAATCTCATGGCGGAATACATCCATGAGAATGCGCCACTGACTGCGTTCGAGGCATACGCTGCGGCATGCGATGCGCCCTCGCCCAAGAGCGTGACCTCCGCGTTTCAGAGCATGCTGGAGTGGCTTGAGCCGCGCTCTCGGAGCGAAGACATCGCGGAAGCGCTCCATCGCGGTACGGCGAAGAGCTTCGGCGAGTTCCTTCAGGCTGGGCCGGAGAACGAGGCCGCACAGCGACGCGTCTTGCCGATGCCCGATGTCGGCAAGCGTGGCCAGTCCATTTCGATGCTGCCCAATCTCAGCTCGCTCACCAACATCTATGCGCGCATCAACCAGCTTCGTGCCGGGCGCATCGCGGACGTGACGCTCATTCACGACGAGCAAGCGCACTTCGATGCGATTCTTCTAGAGGCCAAGGCCATGACCGAGGAGTTGGTTGGAAATGGCCTTACTGTCCCCTTTCCTCATGCCGATTATCGCTTCAAAGAGAAGGCTTCCTTGAGGTTCGTGAAGTCGCAGGGGCATCCTGGCATCCAAGCCGCAGACCTGCTCGCCGGGTTCATGATGCGCAGCACGAAGGCCGTCCTCTACAATGGGGAGACGCTGCAACCCGAGACTGTAGAGGCATTCCAGGCGATCACCGCGGTATGTGAGCCGACACTCGGTATCGGCGTCAACTTCGTGCTTTCGACAGCGGACCTCGAGCGCCTGCCAAGCTCCGCATAA
- a CDS encoding TetR/AcrR family transcriptional regulator, with translation MQSGRKQDDGERYRAIMETAARLICERGYEGTSMQEIAAACRMTKAGLYHHVQNKEQLLFDIMSYGMSAFEQDVLDKVASLPDPVERLRECMRLNIHLVTGGCSKEVIIILHEHATLTGEARSFIDQRKKRYVRFLEDAFAEAVRTGRIRPVQPTVAAFSFLGMILWIYKWFQPDGRLSATQVADEMVDLLFTGLVHPAVGASPTLSLVPPKPAEGLS, from the coding sequence ATGCAATCGGGACGGAAGCAGGACGACGGCGAGCGCTACCGGGCCATCATGGAGACGGCGGCGCGTCTCATCTGCGAGCGCGGCTACGAAGGCACCTCCATGCAGGAGATCGCCGCCGCGTGCCGGATGACCAAGGCCGGGCTCTACCACCACGTGCAGAACAAGGAGCAGCTGCTCTTCGACATCATGAGCTACGGCATGAGCGCCTTCGAGCAGGACGTGCTCGACAAGGTGGCCTCCCTGCCGGATCCCGTGGAGCGTCTGCGCGAGTGCATGCGCCTGAACATCCACCTGGTCACGGGCGGCTGCTCCAAGGAGGTCATCATCATCCTCCACGAGCACGCCACGCTCACCGGCGAGGCCCGCTCCTTCATCGATCAGCGCAAGAAGCGCTACGTGCGCTTCCTCGAGGACGCGTTCGCCGAGGCCGTGCGCACGGGCCGCATCCGCCCGGTGCAGCCCACCGTCGCCGCGTTCTCGTTCCTCGGCATGATCCTGTGGATCTACAAGTGGTTCCAACCGGATGGTCGGCTGTCGGCCACCCAGGTGGCGGACGAGATGGTGGACCTGCTCTTCACGGGGCTCGTCCATCCGGCCGTGGGGGCCTCTCCCACGCTGTCGCTCGTGCCCCCCAAGCCCGCGGAGGGCCTCTCATGA
- a CDS encoding CoA transferase subunit A: MKSGRWSSLAEIVASIPDGAWLAPGGFMLGRAPMALVLELIAQGRKNLQVISLPNPLPVEFLVAGGCLSRVELPFGALHLEGRVRPLPCLKRAIEQGTIAWREHDGYRVVQRLRAASMGLPFIPAPDADVSELAEAEPLLTVVDPYTGQSVPVEQAFYPDVALIHARAADEQGNLYIEDPTTDLLVAGAARRVLATAEERVAKLPRVTIPSFQVERVALARGGAAPTGCAGLYPHDDAMLADYLSLAEAGREGVFLERLLSKRSVA; the protein is encoded by the coding sequence ATGAAGTCAGGTCGTTGGAGCTCGCTGGCCGAGATCGTGGCCAGCATTCCGGACGGGGCGTGGCTCGCCCCCGGTGGATTCATGCTGGGGCGCGCCCCCATGGCCCTGGTGCTGGAGCTCATCGCCCAGGGGCGCAAGAACCTCCAGGTCATCTCCCTGCCCAACCCGCTGCCCGTCGAGTTCCTCGTGGCCGGCGGGTGTCTGTCCCGGGTGGAGCTGCCCTTCGGCGCGCTGCACCTGGAGGGCCGGGTGCGGCCCCTGCCGTGCCTCAAGCGGGCCATCGAGCAGGGCACCATCGCCTGGCGCGAGCATGACGGCTACCGCGTGGTGCAGCGCCTGCGCGCGGCGTCCATGGGCCTGCCCTTCATCCCCGCGCCGGACGCGGACGTGTCCGAGCTGGCCGAGGCCGAGCCGCTGCTCACCGTGGTGGACCCCTACACCGGGCAGTCCGTGCCCGTGGAGCAGGCCTTCTACCCGGACGTGGCCCTCATCCACGCCCGCGCGGCGGACGAGCAGGGCAACCTCTACATCGAGGACCCCACCACGGACCTGCTGGTGGCGGGCGCGGCGCGGCGGGTGCTCGCCACGGCCGAGGAGCGCGTGGCGAAGCTGCCTCGTGTCACGATTCCCAGCTTCCAGGTGGAGCGCGTGGCGCTCGCGCGGGGAGGCGCGGCGCCCACCGGCTGCGCGGGCCTGTACCCGCACGATGACGCGATGTTGGCGGACTACCTCTCCCTGGCCGAGGCCGGCCGCGAGGGCGTGTTCCTGGAGCGCCTCTTGAGCAAGCGGAGCGTGGCATGA
- a CDS encoding CoA-transferase subunit beta, protein MSADATPAEVVVSLLARDIEDGAVVATGVASPLAILAIAVARATHAPRLTYLACVGSLNPDLPTLHPSSEDLRFLEGRSAEVSIPDLFDHARRGRVDTVFFGAAEVDALGRTNMTASGSLGSPRTKFPGVAGAATLRQWVRRPVLLVPRQSRRNLVAQVQVVTTRDDRRPVRLVSDLGVFELGVGGAKLLARHPWASVEQISERTGFSFQAEAHLPVTPLPDARTLAAIRSIDSRGYRDQLVGA, encoded by the coding sequence ATGAGCGCGGACGCGACTCCCGCCGAAGTGGTGGTGTCCCTGCTCGCGCGGGACATCGAGGACGGCGCGGTGGTGGCCACCGGCGTCGCCTCGCCCCTGGCCATCCTCGCCATCGCGGTGGCGCGGGCCACCCATGCCCCCCGGCTCACGTACCTGGCGTGTGTGGGCTCGCTCAACCCGGACCTGCCCACGCTCCACCCCTCGTCCGAGGACCTGCGCTTCCTGGAGGGCCGCTCGGCGGAAGTGTCCATCCCGGACCTCTTCGACCATGCGCGCCGCGGCCGGGTGGACACGGTGTTCTTCGGCGCCGCCGAGGTGGATGCCCTGGGCCGCACCAACATGACGGCCTCGGGCAGCCTGGGCAGCCCGCGCACCAAGTTCCCCGGCGTCGCGGGCGCGGCCACCCTGCGCCAGTGGGTGCGCCGGCCCGTGCTGCTCGTGCCCCGGCAGTCCCGGCGCAACCTCGTGGCCCAGGTGCAGGTGGTGACGACCCGGGACGATCGCCGTCCGGTGCGGCTCGTGTCCGACCTGGGCGTGTTCGAGCTGGGCGTGGGCGGCGCGAAGCTGCTCGCCCGGCACCCGTGGGCCAGCGTGGAGCAGATCTCCGAGCGCACGGGCTTTTCCTTCCAGGCGGAGGCGCACCTGCCCGTCACGCCGCTGCCGGACGCCCGCACGCTCGCGGCCATCCGGTCCATCGATTCTCGAGGCTACCGCGACCAGCTCGTCGGGGCCTGA
- a CDS encoding alcohol dehydrogenase catalytic domain-containing protein, giving the protein MRAVVLREFGAASNLRLETVPDPRPGRGEVLIKVHACGVCYHDVINRRGNLPRTHVPAILGHEAAGEVVEVGPDTPGWKVGDRVATLQRLSCGECALCKSGRNSLCKKDNRFFGEEISGGYAEYMTAPVMGLGRVPEGLPWPVAATVCCTLGTAVHTLRTRGKIRAGETVLITGASGGVGLAAVQLAKVDGARVIAVTSGEAKVQALREAGADEVIISRGLDFANEARRLTGGEGVNVAIEIVGSATFAQSLKAMAPGGRVVVVGNLETGKVDLNPGLVIVKELEIIGAFATTREELDESLKLVADKKIRPFVSDAVALSEAGKAHFRLENREIAGRVVLLPQELQ; this is encoded by the coding sequence ATGAGGGCTGTCGTTCTTCGTGAGTTTGGCGCGGCGAGCAACCTGCGGTTGGAGACTGTTCCGGATCCCCGTCCGGGCCGGGGCGAGGTGCTCATCAAGGTGCACGCCTGTGGTGTCTGCTACCACGACGTCATCAACCGCCGGGGCAACCTGCCGCGCACCCACGTGCCCGCCATCCTCGGCCACGAGGCGGCCGGAGAGGTTGTCGAGGTGGGTCCGGACACGCCCGGGTGGAAGGTGGGCGACCGGGTGGCCACGCTGCAGCGGCTGTCGTGTGGCGAGTGCGCGCTGTGCAAGAGCGGCCGCAACAGCCTGTGCAAGAAGGACAACCGCTTCTTCGGCGAGGAGATCTCCGGCGGCTACGCGGAGTACATGACGGCGCCCGTCATGGGCCTGGGCCGGGTGCCGGAGGGGCTCCCCTGGCCGGTGGCGGCCACGGTGTGCTGCACCCTGGGCACGGCGGTGCACACGCTGCGCACGCGCGGGAAGATCCGCGCGGGCGAGACGGTGCTCATCACCGGCGCGAGCGGCGGCGTGGGCCTGGCGGCGGTGCAGCTGGCCAAGGTGGACGGCGCGCGCGTCATCGCGGTGACGAGCGGCGAGGCCAAGGTGCAGGCGCTGCGCGAGGCGGGCGCCGACGAGGTCATCATCTCGCGGGGCCTGGACTTCGCCAACGAGGCGCGCCGGCTCACCGGCGGCGAGGGCGTGAACGTGGCCATCGAGATTGTCGGCAGCGCCACCTTCGCCCAGTCGCTCAAGGCCATGGCTCCGGGTGGCCGCGTGGTGGTGGTGGGCAACCTGGAGACGGGCAAGGTGGACTTGAACCCCGGCCTCGTCATCGTCAAGGAGCTGGAGATCATCGGCGCCTTCGCCACCACGCGCGAGGAGCTGGACGAGTCCCTCAAGCTCGTGGCCGACAAGAAGATCCGCCCGTTCGTCTCCGACGCCGTGGCCCTGTCCGAGGCCGGCAAGGCGCACTTCCGCCTGGAGAACCGGGAAATCGCCGGCCGCGTCGTGCTTCTGCCCCAGGAACTCCAGTAA
- a CDS encoding hydroxymethylglutaryl-CoA synthase family protein, whose translation MKKQVGIEALAIAVPRRYVDIAELAQARGVDPAKYTAGLGAKEMAVPDPGEDSVALAATAASRLIQEQGVDPSRIGMLVVGTETGVDHAKPVASHVQGLLKLPRSMRTFDAQHACYGGTAGLMAASEWIASGAAAGRSAIVVCSDIARYGLNTPGEPTQGGGAVALLVSEQPDLLALDVGLNGACTIDVYDFWRPSGRREALVDGHYSISCYLDALSGAYRGWRERALAHEVVRWGDSLPSEQLARILYHVPFCKMARKAHTQLRLCDLEAAPATQNATAAEREEAAKSTASYDAQVASSLGVNARIGNVYTASLYLALTGLMSAEAAQLAGKRIGLLSYGSGCCSEFYSGVVGANAAQRIAKANVEGVLARRERVSVAEYERIMNLSSDAPEQLTPAPGEFRLKEIRDHRRAYVGG comes from the coding sequence ATGAAGAAGCAAGTTGGAATCGAGGCGCTGGCCATCGCGGTGCCGCGCCGGTACGTGGACATCGCGGAGCTGGCCCAGGCGCGCGGGGTGGATCCCGCCAAGTACACCGCGGGCCTCGGCGCCAAGGAGATGGCGGTGCCGGATCCGGGTGAGGACTCGGTGGCGCTGGCCGCCACGGCCGCCTCCCGGCTCATCCAGGAGCAGGGCGTGGATCCCTCGCGCATCGGCATGCTCGTGGTGGGCACCGAGACGGGCGTGGACCACGCCAAGCCGGTGGCCTCGCACGTCCAGGGCCTGCTCAAGCTGCCGCGCTCCATGCGCACCTTCGACGCCCAGCACGCGTGCTACGGCGGCACCGCGGGCCTCATGGCCGCCAGCGAGTGGATCGCCTCGGGCGCCGCCGCCGGCCGCTCGGCCATCGTGGTCTGCTCGGACATCGCCCGCTACGGCCTGAACACCCCGGGCGAGCCCACCCAGGGTGGCGGCGCGGTGGCCCTGCTCGTCTCCGAGCAGCCGGACCTGCTCGCGCTGGACGTGGGGCTCAACGGCGCGTGCACCATCGACGTGTACGACTTCTGGCGTCCCTCGGGCCGGCGCGAGGCGCTGGTGGACGGGCACTACTCCATCAGCTGCTACCTGGACGCGCTCTCGGGCGCGTACCGCGGCTGGCGCGAGCGGGCGCTGGCGCACGAGGTGGTGCGCTGGGGTGACTCGCTGCCCAGCGAGCAGCTCGCGCGCATCCTCTACCACGTGCCCTTCTGCAAGATGGCGCGCAAGGCCCACACCCAGCTGCGCCTGTGTGACCTGGAGGCCGCGCCGGCCACCCAGAACGCCACGGCCGCCGAGCGCGAGGAGGCCGCCAAGTCCACCGCCAGCTACGACGCCCAGGTGGCCTCGTCGCTCGGCGTCAACGCCCGCATCGGCAACGTGTACACCGCCTCGCTGTACCTGGCGCTCACGGGCCTGATGAGCGCCGAGGCCGCGCAGCTCGCCGGCAAGCGCATCGGCCTGCTGTCCTACGGCAGCGGCTGCTGCTCGGAGTTCTACTCCGGCGTGGTGGGCGCCAACGCCGCCCAGCGCATCGCCAAGGCCAACGTGGAGGGCGTGCTCGCGCGCCGCGAGCGCGTCTCCGTGGCGGAGTACGAGCGCATCATGAACCTGTCCTCGGACGCGCCGGAGCAGCTCACGCCGGCCCCGGGCGAGTTCCGCCTCAAGGAGATCCGCGACCACCGCCGCGCCTACGTGGGCGGCTGA
- a CDS encoding thrombospondin type 3 repeat-containing protein, which yields MKRARRSAWRWRVLGCWLAVGGPLPLGQARGADDAWEVAASRPPSIEASGGIGPCLSVQAGEALMMLVDPDGDGIVSGLDNCIGVANPDQRDSDGDGYGDACEGPVSSADLVPSLSVSPPTRVGQVLTARIEVRNVGFAATGPVTLEVVLPEEARLRKILPDRAWKCEEDPEARRVHCSIGDLKPGARTTVRLKVETLQRAPVEFSVIAASQAIDDTPENNTLHVTLPF from the coding sequence ATGAAGCGGGCACGGCGGAGCGCGTGGCGCTGGAGGGTCCTCGGGTGCTGGCTCGCGGTGGGAGGCCCGCTCCCGCTCGGGCAGGCCCGGGGCGCCGACGACGCGTGGGAAGTCGCGGCCTCGCGGCCTCCCTCTATCGAGGCGTCGGGGGGCATCGGGCCCTGCCTCTCGGTGCAGGCGGGCGAGGCCCTCATGATGCTCGTGGACCCCGACGGGGACGGCATCGTGAGTGGCCTGGACAACTGCATCGGGGTCGCCAATCCCGATCAACGGGACTCCGATGGAGACGGGTACGGAGACGCCTGTGAAGGACCCGTCTCGTCGGCGGACCTCGTTCCGTCGCTCTCCGTGTCGCCTCCGACGCGTGTCGGGCAGGTCCTCACGGCGCGGATCGAGGTCCGCAATGTGGGCTTCGCGGCCACCGGACCCGTGACCCTGGAAGTCGTCCTTCCCGAGGAGGCGCGGCTGCGGAAGATCCTCCCAGACCGTGCCTGGAAGTGCGAGGAAGACCCGGAGGCCCGCCGCGTCCACTGCTCCATCGGTGATCTCAAGCCAGGCGCCAGGACAACGGTGCGGCTGAAGGTGGAGACGCTTCAACGGGCGCCCGTGGAGTTCTCGGTCATCGCCGCGTCGCAAGCGATTGACGACACGCCCGAGAACAACACGCTGCACGTGACGTTGCCGTTCTAG
- a CDS encoding DUF4139 domain-containing protein yields MPTPVNLPIVKVTVLEDRALVERRADLTLSAGTQSVSVEGLSPLAVDRSLQAQLTGGAILQARLSRVAREKPRGEAVDKGPLRARVETLEREYKLAQAEVERLHTRLATVETAREDVLRAIAEFVGQGQEQSQVWHGQLDRVRQAATAADQALRDATRRAARTRQQWAEAQSVLAQAEPTEKTLDTSARLELTHPTGGTVALRVTYLVPCAAWRPAYRATLLPGEGGESVTLECEAVVWQRTGEDWTDVELALSTARPTLGASPPRLVEDWLRLRDKSEQEKQVVEVAVREEVLQHTGEGAATRVREMPGLDDGGEALSLRAPHRVTLPGDGAPHRVPLFQFTAPATSELVGMPEHSPLVHRVARFDNRGTHVLLAGPVELVRTSGYVGRASLAFTGVGERLKLGFGSEDALRILRKVDTKQDTQRLTGRRVHTHRVTLYLSNTGTRPEKVVLEERIPVSEVEAVEVKLLPEQTKPAPTRVSEDGIVRFELNAPTGAQQELALAYTVSGSAKVAGL; encoded by the coding sequence ATGCCCACGCCCGTCAACCTGCCCATCGTCAAGGTCACGGTCCTCGAGGATCGCGCGCTGGTGGAGCGCCGCGCCGACCTCACCCTGTCCGCCGGCACGCAGTCCGTGAGCGTGGAGGGGCTGTCCCCCCTCGCCGTGGATCGCTCGCTCCAGGCCCAGCTCACCGGCGGCGCCATCCTCCAGGCCCGGCTGAGCCGCGTGGCCCGCGAGAAGCCGCGCGGCGAGGCCGTGGACAAGGGCCCCTTGCGCGCACGCGTGGAGACGCTCGAGCGCGAGTACAAGCTCGCCCAGGCCGAGGTGGAGCGCCTGCACACGCGCCTGGCCACGGTGGAGACGGCGCGCGAGGACGTGCTGCGCGCCATCGCCGAGTTCGTGGGCCAGGGGCAGGAGCAGTCCCAGGTCTGGCATGGCCAGCTGGACAGGGTGCGCCAGGCGGCGACGGCCGCCGACCAGGCGCTCCGGGACGCCACCCGCCGCGCCGCGCGCACGCGCCAGCAGTGGGCGGAGGCCCAGTCCGTGCTCGCCCAGGCGGAGCCCACGGAGAAGACGCTCGACACCTCGGCGCGGCTGGAGCTCACCCACCCCACGGGCGGCACCGTGGCCCTGCGGGTGACGTACCTGGTGCCGTGCGCGGCGTGGCGGCCCGCCTACCGCGCCACGCTCCTGCCCGGCGAGGGCGGAGAGTCGGTGACGCTCGAGTGCGAGGCGGTGGTGTGGCAGCGCACCGGGGAGGACTGGACGGACGTGGAGCTGGCGCTGTCCACGGCCCGCCCCACCCTGGGCGCGAGCCCGCCCCGGCTGGTGGAGGACTGGCTGCGGCTGCGCGACAAGAGCGAGCAGGAGAAGCAGGTCGTGGAGGTGGCCGTGCGCGAGGAGGTGCTCCAGCACACAGGCGAGGGCGCCGCCACGCGGGTCCGGGAGATGCCCGGCCTGGACGATGGCGGCGAGGCCCTGTCGCTCCGGGCCCCCCACCGCGTCACCCTGCCGGGCGACGGCGCGCCCCACCGTGTCCCCTTGTTCCAGTTCACCGCGCCCGCGACCTCGGAGCTCGTGGGCATGCCGGAGCACTCGCCCCTGGTGCACCGCGTGGCGCGCTTCGACAACCGGGGCACGCACGTCCTGCTCGCGGGCCCGGTGGAGCTCGTGCGCACGAGCGGGTACGTGGGCCGGGCCTCGCTCGCCTTCACCGGCGTGGGCGAGCGGCTCAAGCTGGGCTTTGGCAGCGAGGACGCCCTGCGCATCCTGCGCAAGGTGGACACGAAGCAGGACACCCAGCGCCTCACCGGCCGGCGCGTCCACACCCACCGGGTGACGCTCTACCTGTCCAACACCGGCACGCGCCCGGAGAAGGTGGTGCTCGAGGAGCGCATCCCCGTCTCGGAAGTGGAGGCGGTGGAGGTGAAGCTCCTGCCCGAGCAGACGAAGCCCGCCCCCACCCGGGTGAGCGAGGACGGCATCGTCCGCTTCGAGCTGAATGCTCCGACGGGCGCCCAGCAGGAGCTCGCCCTCGCCTACACCGTGAGCGGCTCGGCGAAGGTGGCCGGGCTCTAG
- a CDS encoding DUF4139 domain-containing protein — protein MIVVPSTLEAVTVHAEGALCTRLAWVPADQGRLPVHVRIDGLPLGLREDSLRAAVLSGPADLRVRDVRPTFDVQVPSEAELPRAQHALEEAQDTLATLVAELERTRRDIASLQGLKPAFPPRSRNEPQPPRESALGAILSLGAFVDTELSTQQARLLELERQYREAEERVELCRKRLQEGSSAARGQRTRLHRAALLTLSEVGAHAERVQVALEYAVPGARWVPGYELRMPRTLDGGTLRMRAALLQRTGEDWSQVRLSVSTAHLERRAEVPELKALRIGRRQPPPARSGWREPPPGLDTLFSGYDAVPPPAPPPPSVERPRARELAPPPAPPPPPAPQRITQSMPAVGGRPPPPGAAPAASAPAPKPMAPRRNSELMKRRSVMVEEDEDEGAPSMSAPSLDMLEEEVEEPAFGGSAPRGGAGAEKARALEPEANLLDYGQLVMGAAEEPERRGRLYARPGTAVQERLVALGLHLHLDVFALVAQSEQLAETVRHVAPPPGCVPPRESSPNFAHRFDVEGRVDVPSDGGWHSVPVLAAQVGLTPEYVSVPSVEPIVFRTVQVENRTPHALLAGPVEVTLGDEFLMTSTLPTLAPGAHQRLGLGVEESIKVSRRTRFEELSGGMFNNANVLQHQVTVELANRTPRAVTVEVLERVPAVPLAEKDIKVEEAEVKPTWSRREAPPGEAPVEGERRWRVTLGPGETHKLLATWSIRIPAHKMLVGGNRRT, from the coding sequence ATGATCGTCGTACCCTCCACGCTGGAGGCGGTCACCGTCCACGCCGAAGGAGCCCTGTGCACGCGGCTCGCCTGGGTGCCCGCGGACCAGGGCCGGCTGCCCGTGCACGTGCGCATCGACGGGCTGCCCCTGGGCCTGCGCGAGGACTCGCTCCGGGCGGCGGTGCTCTCCGGCCCCGCGGACCTGCGGGTGCGCGACGTGCGGCCCACCTTCGACGTCCAGGTGCCATCCGAGGCCGAGCTGCCCCGCGCCCAGCACGCCCTGGAGGAGGCCCAGGACACGCTCGCCACGCTCGTGGCCGAGCTGGAGCGCACCCGGCGGGACATCGCCTCGCTGCAGGGCCTCAAGCCCGCGTTCCCCCCGCGCTCGCGCAACGAGCCCCAGCCCCCCCGCGAGTCGGCGCTCGGCGCCATCCTCTCCCTGGGCGCCTTCGTGGACACGGAGCTCTCCACCCAGCAGGCCCGCCTGCTCGAGCTGGAGCGCCAGTACCGCGAGGCCGAGGAGCGGGTGGAGCTGTGCCGCAAGCGGCTGCAGGAGGGCTCCTCCGCCGCCCGGGGCCAGCGCACCCGGCTGCACCGCGCCGCCCTGCTCACGCTCTCGGAGGTGGGCGCCCATGCCGAGCGCGTCCAGGTGGCGCTCGAGTACGCGGTGCCCGGGGCCCGGTGGGTGCCGGGCTACGAGCTGCGCATGCCCCGGACGCTCGATGGCGGCACGCTGCGGATGCGCGCCGCCCTGCTGCAGCGCACGGGTGAGGACTGGAGTCAGGTGCGCCTGAGCGTGTCCACCGCGCACCTGGAGCGCCGCGCCGAGGTGCCCGAGCTCAAGGCCCTGCGTATCGGCCGACGGCAGCCGCCGCCCGCGCGCTCGGGTTGGCGCGAGCCGCCCCCCGGCCTCGACACCCTGTTCTCCGGCTACGACGCCGTCCCGCCCCCCGCGCCGCCCCCGCCCTCCGTGGAGCGCCCCCGGGCGCGCGAGTTGGCGCCGCCGCCCGCGCCTCCGCCGCCCCCGGCCCCCCAGCGCATCACCCAGTCCATGCCCGCGGTGGGCGGCAGGCCCCCGCCCCCGGGAGCCGCGCCCGCCGCCTCGGCGCCCGCGCCCAAGCCCATGGCCCCGCGGAGGAACTCGGAGCTCATGAAGCGCCGCAGCGTCATGGTCGAGGAGGACGAGGACGAGGGCGCGCCCAGCATGAGCGCCCCCTCGCTCGACATGCTGGAGGAGGAGGTGGAGGAGCCCGCCTTCGGTGGAAGCGCCCCGCGCGGAGGTGCCGGGGCGGAGAAGGCCCGTGCCCTGGAGCCCGAGGCGAACCTGCTCGACTACGGCCAGTTGGTGATGGGCGCCGCCGAGGAGCCGGAGCGCCGCGGTCGGCTGTACGCCCGGCCCGGGACGGCCGTCCAGGAGCGGCTCGTGGCCCTGGGGCTCCACCTGCACCTGGATGTCTTCGCGCTCGTGGCCCAGTCCGAGCAGCTCGCGGAGACGGTGCGGCACGTGGCGCCTCCGCCCGGCTGTGTTCCGCCGCGGGAGTCCTCGCCGAACTTCGCCCACCGCTTCGACGTGGAGGGCCGCGTGGACGTGCCGTCCGATGGGGGCTGGCACAGCGTGCCGGTCCTCGCCGCGCAGGTGGGCCTCACCCCCGAGTACGTGAGCGTGCCCTCGGTGGAGCCGATCGTGTTCCGCACCGTCCAGGTGGAGAACCGCACGCCGCATGCCCTGCTCGCGGGTCCGGTGGAGGTCACCCTCGGGGACGAGTTCCTCATGACGTCCACCCTGCCCACGCTCGCCCCCGGCGCCCATCAGCGGCTGGGCCTGGGCGTCGAGGAGTCCATCAAGGTGTCGCGCCGCACGCGCTTCGAGGAGCTGTCCGGCGGCATGTTCAACAACGCGAACGTGCTGCAGCACCAGGTGACCGTGGAGCTGGCCAACCGCACCCCGCGCGCCGTCACCGTGGAGGTGCTCGAGCGCGTGCCCGCGGTGCCCCTGGCGGAGAAGGACATCAAGGTGGAGGAGGCCGAGGTGAAGCCCACCTGGAGCCGGCGCGAGGCCCCGCCCGGCGAGGCCCCCGTCGAGGGCGAGCGGCGCTGGAGGGTGACGCTCGGCCCCGGCGAGACGCACAAGCTGCTCGCCACGTGGTCCATTCGCATTCCCGCCCACAAGATGCTCGTGGGCGGCAACCGGAGGACGTGA